In Bacteroidota bacterium, one genomic interval encodes:
- a CDS encoding exopolyphosphatase — protein MQNMDNKLAVIDCGTNTFNLIIACKSGSSFNVLFEEKRAVKLGEGGIAAGFISNEAIARAIAVLVYSKERANEYACTAIHAIGTAALRSAKNSSEVISQIEIATGIHIDLIDGAIEAEWIHKGVLLDQFYRDRHIMIMDIGGGSTEFIISQSNTIEWKQSFALGAALLLDKFKPESKINNEQILELNQYLESLLIPLFENLNKYKPNILVGSAGSFETFASMIEYSKGVTDSSDSAMRYRFDTGELNRLHEQLVNSTLEQRLAMQGLWAPRADMIVLASVLFNYVRNNYFFNEYYMTHYSLREGILSMLFQLK, from the coding sequence ATGCAAAACATGGATAATAAGCTGGCAGTTATTGATTGTGGTACTAACACCTTTAACTTGATTATTGCTTGCAAGAGCGGCAGTTCGTTTAACGTACTGTTTGAAGAAAAACGTGCAGTTAAGCTTGGCGAGGGAGGAATTGCTGCTGGCTTTATAAGCAATGAAGCTATCGCGCGTGCCATAGCTGTTTTGGTTTATTCTAAAGAAAGGGCAAACGAGTATGCATGCACCGCCATACATGCCATTGGTACAGCTGCTTTGCGATCAGCAAAAAACTCAAGTGAGGTAATCAGCCAAATCGAAATAGCAACCGGCATTCATATTGATTTAATTGATGGAGCAATTGAAGCCGAATGGATTCACAAGGGTGTGTTGCTCGACCAGTTTTATCGCGATAGGCATATTATGATTATGGATATAGGAGGTGGAAGTACGGAGTTTATCATTTCACAAAGCAATACGATTGAGTGGAAGCAGAGTTTTGCTCTTGGGGCAGCTTTGTTGTTGGATAAGTTTAAGCCAGAATCAAAAATAAACAACGAGCAAATTTTAGAGCTTAATCAATATCTTGAATCATTATTAATTCCACTTTTCGAAAATTTGAATAAATATAAACCGAACATATTGGTTGGCAGTGCAGGCTCGTTCGAAACATTTGCAAGCATGATTGAATACAGTAAAGGTGTTACAGATAGCAGTGATAGTGCTATGCGCTATCGGTTTGATACAGGCGAGTTAAACCGTTTGCATGAACAATTAGTAAACAGCACCCTGGAGCAACGTTTAGCCATGCAAGGCTTATGGGCACCACGTGCCGATATGATTGTACTTGCCTCTGTTTTATTTAATTATGTAAGAAACAATTATTTTTTCAACGAATATTACATGACCCATTATTCGCTGCGCGAAGGTATACTGTCTATGTTATTTCAGCTTAAGTAA
- the aroQ gene encoding type II 3-dehydroquinate dehydratase translates to MSKRILIINGPNLNLVGTRQPEIYGNLSMDTFIKELREKNKPHEIAYYQSNIEGELINKIQLCSTNYHGLVINAGAYTHTSIAIGDALASAGLPCIEVHISNIAARESFRHTSFLTPHCKGLIMGFGLAGYQMAVHFLISQ, encoded by the coding sequence ATGAGTAAGCGGATACTTATTATTAATGGCCCCAACTTAAATTTAGTAGGTACAAGGCAACCTGAAATTTATGGCAACCTATCCATGGATACATTCATTAAAGAGTTGAGAGAAAAAAATAAGCCACATGAAATAGCCTATTATCAAAGCAACATCGAAGGTGAGTTGATAAACAAAATTCAGCTTTGCTCAACTAATTACCATGGCCTTGTTATTAATGCCGGTGCATATACACATACCTCCATTGCTATTGGCGATGCGCTTGCATCAGCAGGCTTACCTTGCATCGAAGTTCACATTTCCAATATTGCCGCGCGCGAATCATTCCGCCATACATCTTTTCTCACACCACATTGTAAGGGCTTAATTATGGGTTTTGGTTTGGCAGGATATCAAATGGCAGTTCATTTTTTGATTAGTCAATAG
- a CDS encoding lytic transglycosylase domain-containing protein yields the protein MLKNKILSSLLAINIFIAGCLFFNFTNEDAIKQESDFRKNYHVHALHLPENFSFAGEKFNFKDAEVAERFDREVMVNTYWQSQTLITLKKIHRWFPVIEPILKENSLPDDFKYLAVAESNLSNAVSPSGAAGFWQFMPAAAREYNLTINTEVDERYHLEKATMAACNYLKQSKQTFGSWMLAAASYNMGVDGVQKALTTQKVTNYDDLLLNEETSRYLFRIAAIKYIYENQRQMGYNLQPYDLYDPYTFQMITVDSSITDLAQFAINQGVNYKKLKLLNPWLRNNSLTNVEKKVYQVKILKEAKTFRMYNDSFFKADSLK from the coding sequence ATGCTAAAAAATAAAATTTTATCATCGCTCCTGGCCATTAATATATTTATAGCCGGCTGCTTGTTTTTTAATTTCACCAACGAAGATGCAATAAAACAAGAATCTGACTTTCGTAAAAACTATCATGTTCATGCATTGCATCTGCCTGAAAATTTTTCATTTGCCGGTGAAAAATTTAATTTCAAAGATGCTGAAGTTGCAGAGCGATTTGACCGTGAAGTAATGGTAAATACCTATTGGCAATCGCAAACCCTTATTACATTAAAAAAAATACATCGCTGGTTTCCGGTAATTGAACCAATATTAAAAGAAAATAGCCTGCCCGATGATTTTAAATACCTTGCTGTGGCAGAAAGTAATTTATCGAATGCTGTTTCGCCAAGTGGTGCAGCAGGGTTTTGGCAATTTATGCCTGCTGCTGCCCGTGAGTATAATCTCACTATTAATACTGAAGTAGATGAGCGCTATCATCTTGAAAAAGCAACCATGGCTGCATGCAATTACCTTAAACAATCAAAACAAACCTTCGGTTCGTGGATGCTGGCCGCTGCATCTTATAATATGGGAGTTGATGGTGTGCAAAAAGCATTAACTACGCAAAAAGTAACTAACTATGATGACTTGCTGCTTAACGAAGAAACTTCGCGCTACTTGTTTCGCATTGCTGCTATAAAATACATTTACGAAAATCAACGCCAAATGGGCTACAATTTGCAACCTTATGACTTATATGATCCCTACACTTTTCAAATGATTACAGTAGATAGTAGCATAACCGATTTGGCTCAATTTGCAATTAATCAGGGAGTAAATTACAAAAAGTTAAAATTATTAAATCCCTGGTTGCGAAACAATTCGCTTACTAACGTTGAAAAAAAAGTATATCAGGTAAAGATTTTAAAAGAAGCCAAAACCTTCAGAATGTATAACGATTCCTTTTTTAAAGCTGATTCACTAAAGTAA
- a CDS encoding alpha/beta fold hydrolase: MSTPQIAQGFELPCIIYCHGLLGTKNEFDFLALPLKSEFQFFSFNFDGHGETKYIPEWSITNFATQLANFIDHNNLKDYHIIGYSLGGYVAAYALLQKIIFPAFVITINTKWEWPCEVVEVELKKLGYESIQLKAPKLIQHWNAIHTNANAKEMLARAQKFLIQMQDLQIASISNATNNTIPIYITHGERDKFVTEQESQKISHVIATTSYLTIPGMQHPLESIDKDFFLNFLREKLNPAID, translated from the coding sequence ATGTCTACACCACAAATTGCACAAGGGTTTGAGCTACCATGCATTATTTATTGCCATGGATTACTCGGTACAAAAAATGAATTTGATTTTCTTGCCCTACCCTTAAAAAGTGAGTTTCAATTCTTTAGCTTCAATTTTGATGGTCACGGTGAAACAAAATATATTCCCGAATGGAGCATAACAAATTTTGCAACTCAACTTGCTAATTTTATTGACCATAACAATTTGAAAGACTACCATATAATTGGTTATTCGCTTGGAGGATATGTGGCAGCTTATGCGCTTTTACAAAAGATCATTTTTCCTGCATTTGTCATTACTATCAATACCAAATGGGAATGGCCTTGTGAAGTTGTTGAAGTAGAGCTTAAAAAACTTGGATATGAGTCAATTCAATTAAAAGCGCCAAAACTTATTCAACATTGGAATGCAATACATACCAATGCAAACGCAAAGGAAATGCTCGCACGGGCACAAAAATTTTTAATTCAAATGCAAGATTTGCAAATTGCAAGTATCTCAAATGCTACAAACAATACTATACCAATCTATATAACGCATGGCGAGCGCGACAAGTTTGTTACTGAGCAGGAGTCCCAAAAAATAAGCCATGTAATTGCAACTACATCCTACCTAACGATACCCGGCATGCAGCACCCTTTAGAAAGCATTGACAAAGATTTCTTTTTAAATTTTCTAAGAGAAAAGTTGAACCCCGCTATTGACTAA